Proteins from a single region of Xyrauchen texanus isolate HMW12.3.18 chromosome 7, RBS_HiC_50CHRs, whole genome shotgun sequence:
- the scly gene encoding selenocysteine lyase, translated as MAEKYGPPVILDHNLWGSFTNNAGTDFDHHVALDHHSMVDGPDRIYMDYNATTPVDPEVVRAVTDALTDAWGNPSSNYLPGLKAKDIIYHSRDTIARMVGGKAADIIFTSGGTEANNLVLHTAVEHFRKSSTSPEAGTDSQQLNGRDTLPHIIISNVEHDSIKVTVEHLLKEGKADVTFVPVSKVTAQVEVEDVIVAIRPTTCLVSIMLANNETGIIMPIKDICQRVKEVNKQRSSSAPRILLHTDAAQAIGKIRVDARELGVDYITIVGHKFYGPRIGALFVNSPGITTPVYPLLFGGGQERNFRPGTENTAMIAGLGKAAELVSLNLAEYEAHFLNIRCYLEQKLIAVFGKDKINFNSHFPGSDILPNTCNVSILGRGLQGRRVLSTCRRLLASVGAACHSDRGDQASHILLSSGIPYDVATNALRISVGRSTSREDVDIVVKDLRDTVEQLESMN; from the exons ATGGCTGAAAAGTATGGTCCTCCTGTAATTCTGGATCATAATTTATGGGGCAGCTTTACAAACAATGCTGGAACTGACTTTGATCATCATGTTGCTTTGGACCACCATTCTATGGTTGATGGGCCAGACAG AATATATATGGACTACAATGCCACAACCCCAGTTGATCCAGAGGTGGTCAGAGCTGTCACTGATGCTCTAACTGATGCGTGGGGTAATCCCAGCAGTAATTACCTGCCAG GTCTGAAAGCCAAAGACATTATTTACCATTCTAGAGACACCATCGCAAGGATGGTTGGTGGAAAAGCAGCAGACATTATATTTACATCAGGAGGAACTGAG GCCAATAATTTGGTGCTTCACACAGCTGTGGAGCATTTCAGGAAGAGCAGTACTTCTCCAGAGGCAGGCACAGACAGCCAGCAGTTGAATGGAAGGGACACCCTCCCCCATATTATCATCTCCAATGTGGAGCATGACTCCATCAAAGTCACTGTTGAACACTTGTTGAAAGAGGGCAAAGCAG ATGTCACATTTGTGCCCGTTTCCAAGGTGACGGCACAGGTGGAGGTTGAGGATGTGATTGTAGCAATTCGTCCCACCACCTGCTTGGTGTCAATCATGCTGGCCAACAATGAGACAGGCATCATAATG CCAATTAAGGATATTTGTCAGAGGGTGAAGGAAGTAAACAAACAAAGGTCTTCATCAGCTCCCAGAATTCTCCTGCATACTGATGCAGCCCAGGCTATTGGAAAGATAAGAGTGGATGCACGTGAGCTGGGAGTAGACTATATTACCATCGTAGGGCATAAG TTTTATGGCCCTCGAATTGGTGCTTTGTTTGTGAACAGTCCCGGAATCACAACCCCAGTGTACCCTCTGCTTTTTGGTGGAGGACAAGAGCGCAACTTCAGACCAGG AACTGAGAACACCGCAATGATTGCTGGTCTGGGAAAG gCTGCAGAGTTGGTAAGCTTAAATCTAGCAGAGTATGAAGCCCATTTCCTGAACATCAGATGCTATCTAGAGCAGAAGCTGATT GCTGTCTTTGGAAAAGATAAGATTAATTTTAACAGCCATTTTCCTGGCTCAGACATTTTGCCCAAcacatgcaatgtgtccattttgGGAAGAGGACTTCAGG GACGAAGAGTGCTGTCCACCTGCAGGAGGTTGTTGGCTAGTGTGGGTGCCGCCTGCCACTCAGACAGAGGAGATCA AGCTTCCCATATTCTTCTGAGCAGTGGAATTCCATATGATGTGGCTACCAATGCTCTGAGGATCAGTGTGGGTAGAAGTACCTCGCGTGAAGATGTGGACATTGTAGTGAAGGATTTGAGAGACACTGTAGAGCAACTGGAGAGCATGAACTAG